In one window of Aquimarina spinulae DNA:
- a CDS encoding 1,4-dihydroxy-2-naphthoyl-CoA synthase, whose protein sequence is MSSIDWKTVKEYKDITYKKSGGVARIAFNRPNVRNAFRPNTTSELYDAFYDVQEDTSIGVVLLSAEGPSTKDGVYSFCSGGDQKSRGHQGYVGDDGRHRLNILEVQRLIRFMPKVVIAVVPGWAVGGGHSLHVVCDLTLASKEHAIFKQTDADVTSFDGGYGSAYLAKMVGQKKAREIFFLGRNYSAQDAYEMGMVNAVIPHDDLENTAYEWAQEILEKSPTSIKMLKFAMNLTDDGMVGQQVFAGEATRLAYMTDEAKEGRDAFLEKRKPDFKNIKWMP, encoded by the coding sequence ATGAGTTCAATAGATTGGAAAACTGTAAAGGAATACAAAGATATTACCTATAAAAAATCGGGAGGTGTTGCAAGAATAGCATTTAACAGACCAAATGTACGTAATGCTTTTAGGCCAAATACAACAAGTGAACTTTATGATGCTTTTTATGATGTACAAGAAGATACATCTATAGGTGTGGTTTTGCTTTCTGCAGAAGGACCTTCGACAAAAGACGGAGTATATAGTTTTTGTAGTGGAGGAGATCAAAAATCTAGAGGTCACCAGGGATATGTGGGAGATGATGGTAGACACAGGTTAAATATCTTAGAAGTACAAAGGCTTATTAGATTTATGCCAAAAGTTGTTATTGCAGTTGTACCAGGATGGGCTGTAGGAGGAGGGCATAGCCTTCATGTAGTTTGTGATCTTACTCTGGCAAGTAAAGAACATGCTATTTTTAAACAAACCGATGCAGATGTTACAAGTTTTGACGGAGGATATGGTTCTGCTTATTTAGCAAAGATGGTTGGGCAAAAAAAAGCACGTGAAATTTTCTTTTTAGGAAGAAATTACTCGGCGCAGGATGCTTATGAAATGGGAATGGTAAATGCAGTGATTCCTCATGACGACCTTGAAAATACGGCATATGAATGGGCGCAAGAAATACTTGAGAAATCACCAACATCTATCAAAATGTTAAAATTTGCAATGAATCTTACAGATGATGGTATGGTAGGGCAACAGGTATTTGCTGGAGAAGCAACACGACTAGCATATATGACAGATGAAGCCAAAGAAGGAAGAGATGCGTTTCTTGAAAAAAGAAAACCAGATTTTAAAAACATTAAATGGATGCCTTAG
- a CDS encoding alpha-ketoacid dehydrogenase subunit alpha/beta, which translates to MQPETITSSNISFEEYRDQILRDYKIALISRECSLLGRREVLTGKSKFGIFGGGKELPQLAMARVFRDGDFRSGYYRDQTFMMAIDQYTVEQFFAGLYAHTDINKEPFAAGRQMGGHFSTHSLNEDGTWKNLMQQKNSSADISPTAGQMPRLLGLAQASKVYRNEKSITNHSNFSSKGNEVAWGTIGNASTSEGLFWETINAGGVLQVPMVVSVWDDEYGISVHAKHQTTKEDISLILEGFRRDENHEGYEILKVNGWDYPALMDAYEKAEKLAREKHIPVIIHVKELTQPQGHSTSGSHERYKSEERLNWEREYDCNKKFKEWIIEHNIATVEELLDFEKAAKKEVRKGKTEAWNAYLSEIKSEQKEALEILKSVENKSANKNFISPLVNVLTSKEEPIRRDILEATRKTLQYITKENFVEKSKLQEWINNYISRIQPKYSSHLYNENDSSAIHVEEVKAQYDTNTPQVDGRVILRDNFEKLFSRIPEALIFGEDSGKIGDVNQGLEGLQEKFGETRVSDTGIREATIIGQGIGMAMRGLRPIAEIQYLDYILYCIQGLSDDLATLRYRTFAKQKAPLIIRTRGHRLEGIWHSGSQMGGLIHLLRGIHILVPRNMTKAAGFYNTLMDSDEPAIVVECLNGYRLKEKMPTNLSEIRTPIGIVETVKEGTDITLVSYGSTLRLVEQAAKELLSVGINAEIIDVQSLLPFDLNHDIVKSVAKTNRLLIIDEDVPGGATGYILHKLIDEQNVYQYLDSKPQTLSAQPHRPAFGTDGDYFSKPSIEDIFENVYAIINETDPVNFPKLR; encoded by the coding sequence ATGCAGCCTGAAACCATTACTTCATCTAATATTTCATTCGAAGAATATAGAGATCAAATACTTAGAGACTACAAAATAGCATTGATTAGTAGAGAATGTAGTTTACTGGGAAGACGAGAAGTATTGACAGGTAAATCTAAGTTTGGAATTTTTGGAGGAGGAAAAGAGTTACCACAACTTGCTATGGCCAGAGTTTTTCGTGATGGTGACTTTAGATCGGGATACTACAGAGATCAAACATTTATGATGGCTATTGATCAATATACGGTAGAACAATTCTTTGCCGGATTATACGCCCATACAGATATCAATAAAGAACCTTTTGCTGCAGGAAGACAAATGGGAGGTCATTTTTCTACTCACAGTCTTAATGAAGATGGCACATGGAAAAACCTGATGCAACAAAAGAACTCGAGTGCAGATATTTCTCCTACCGCTGGCCAAATGCCAAGATTACTAGGTCTTGCTCAGGCATCAAAGGTATATCGTAACGAAAAAAGCATTACTAATCATTCTAATTTCTCTAGTAAAGGAAACGAAGTAGCATGGGGAACTATTGGTAATGCAAGTACCAGTGAAGGTTTGTTTTGGGAAACTATTAATGCAGGAGGTGTACTACAGGTACCAATGGTGGTTAGTGTTTGGGATGATGAATATGGTATCTCTGTTCATGCAAAGCATCAAACAACCAAAGAAGATATTTCTCTAATTCTAGAAGGCTTTAGACGTGATGAAAATCACGAAGGTTATGAAATCTTAAAAGTTAATGGTTGGGACTACCCTGCACTAATGGATGCTTATGAAAAAGCCGAAAAATTAGCACGTGAAAAACATATTCCTGTTATTATTCATGTTAAAGAATTAACACAACCACAAGGACACTCTACTTCTGGATCTCACGAAAGATACAAAAGTGAAGAGCGATTAAATTGGGAACGCGAATATGATTGCAACAAAAAGTTTAAAGAGTGGATTATTGAACATAATATTGCAACAGTAGAAGAGCTTCTGGATTTTGAAAAAGCTGCAAAAAAAGAAGTAAGAAAAGGAAAAACAGAAGCCTGGAATGCTTATTTGTCTGAAATTAAATCAGAACAAAAAGAAGCATTAGAAATTCTTAAATCTGTCGAAAATAAAAGTGCTAATAAAAACTTCATTTCTCCTCTGGTTAATGTTTTAACTTCAAAAGAAGAACCGATACGCAGAGATATTCTTGAAGCTACAAGAAAAACATTACAATACATTACAAAAGAAAATTTTGTAGAAAAATCTAAACTTCAGGAATGGATAAATAATTACATTTCTCGTATTCAACCAAAATATAGTAGCCATTTATATAATGAAAATGACTCTAGTGCTATTCATGTAGAGGAAGTAAAAGCTCAATACGATACCAATACACCACAAGTTGATGGTAGAGTTATTTTAAGAGATAACTTCGAAAAGCTGTTTAGCAGAATTCCCGAAGCTCTTATTTTTGGAGAAGATAGCGGTAAAATTGGTGATGTAAATCAAGGACTTGAAGGGCTTCAGGAAAAGTTTGGAGAAACCAGAGTGTCTGATACCGGTATTAGAGAAGCTACAATAATAGGACAAGGAATTGGGATGGCTATGCGAGGGCTTAGACCCATTGCAGAAATCCAATATTTAGATTATATTTTATATTGTATACAAGGATTAAGTGATGACCTTGCTACACTACGATATAGAACTTTTGCAAAACAAAAGGCCCCTCTAATTATAAGAACCCGAGGACATAGACTAGAAGGAATATGGCATTCTGGTTCTCAAATGGGTGGCCTTATTCATTTACTAAGAGGTATTCATATTCTTGTACCTCGAAATATGACTAAAGCCGCTGGTTTTTATAACACATTAATGGATAGTGACGAACCTGCCATAGTTGTAGAATGTCTTAATGGATATCGTCTAAAAGAAAAGATGCCTACTAATTTATCCGAAATCAGAACACCAATTGGTATTGTTGAAACAGTTAAAGAAGGAACAGATATCACCTTGGTATCCTATGGCTCTACATTGCGATTGGTTGAACAAGCTGCAAAAGAATTACTATCGGTAGGAATTAATGCCGAAATAATCGATGTACAGTCTTTACTTCCTTTTGATTTAAATCATGATATTGTTAAAAGTGTTGCCAAGACCAACCGATTATTGATTATTGATGAAGACGTACCAGGTGGTGCTACCGGATATATTTTACACAAATTGATTGATGAACAAAACGTGTATCAATATCTTGACAGCAAACCACAGACTTTAAGTGCACAACCGCATAGACCTGCTTTTGGAACTGATGGAGACTATTTTAGCAAACCTTCTATAGAAGATATTTTCGAAAATGTGTATGCCATTATAAATGAAACAGATCCGGTTAATTTCCCTAAATTAAGATAA
- a CDS encoding metalloprotease: MNILKIYSFIIFFFALTLGSAQHNIIINANLDSKKKIITIEQEVTYTNLSKDTLTQIFFHDWANSFSDKTTPLGKRFAEDFIKRFYFAKDEERGGTIIQNVSDKESQPLQWGRHDGIQDILWVKSSKPIYPGENQTFLLKYQIKIASSKFTRYGYHPNGNFSLKYWYILPAVYDTKWNIYSHKNLDDLYAPIADYQIHFTLPSAYEIVSDLKQKNSILSKDETTKTIQLEGNKRNEANLYLEKTSSFYSFPSDGVQFISNIDDNDLMPEMKSVATDRIIEFLQKKLGPYPFDKIVISENDYKSNPVYGLNQLPDILRPFPDGFQFEIKQLKTITENYLERTIIINPRYDAWIKDAIHIYLMMAYTEQYYPEMKIIGKLSKVIGIRWFHVADLDFNDQYFLAYKNMARLFLDQPLLQPQDELVKFNKNIANAYKAGVGFKYLEDYLGDDNIVDQSIKDFYTQNVLKYTNSEKYKKALINIAPLDIEWFFEDYVQTNEKLDFKIKSVKKEKDSIEVTIKNNGNNTMPVSLSGFRKKDMVSKTWVTGITGTKKVKIANEDISKLVLDYDQNIPEVNRRNNYRNLKWIFNKPIQFRFLQDIEDPRYTQVFFIPEVEFNVYDGFLLASKFYNKTFIKRNFQYNLSPAYGFKSNKLLGSASISYRQQLSDYGLYKVQYGVNGSMFSYAPDLLFKRFSSSISFHFRPEDLRSNKKQRLLLRNINVFRDRDKENPVVTPDYNVFNVRYRYSDFNLIDFLGYTVDYQISKNFSKLSATVNYRKLFLNNRQLNLRLFAGSFLFNDTEKDGDFFSFALDRPTDYLFDYNYLGRSEDTGLVSQQIILAEGGFKSQLEYPFANQWITTLNANTNLWKWIYVYGDVGLVKNKNISPKFVYDAGVRLSLVADYFEVFFPVVSNKGWEISQPNYEEQIRFIITLSPETLIGLFTREWY, encoded by the coding sequence TTGAATATTTTAAAAATATATAGTTTTATAATTTTCTTTTTTGCGCTTACCTTAGGGTCTGCACAGCATAATATTATTATAAATGCTAATCTAGACTCCAAAAAAAAGATAATAACTATAGAACAGGAAGTTACTTATACCAATTTATCAAAAGATACGCTTACACAAATATTCTTTCATGATTGGGCCAATAGCTTCTCTGATAAGACCACTCCCCTTGGTAAAAGGTTTGCAGAAGATTTCATAAAACGTTTTTACTTTGCCAAAGACGAAGAACGAGGAGGAACTATAATCCAAAATGTCAGTGATAAAGAATCACAACCTCTACAGTGGGGACGGCACGATGGAATCCAGGATATATTATGGGTAAAATCTTCTAAACCTATTTACCCAGGAGAAAATCAAACCTTTCTTTTAAAATATCAAATTAAAATTGCAAGCAGCAAATTTACCAGGTACGGATATCACCCTAACGGAAATTTTAGCTTAAAATATTGGTATATCCTTCCAGCCGTATATGATACAAAGTGGAATATCTATAGCCATAAAAACCTAGATGACCTATATGCTCCTATTGCAGATTATCAAATTCATTTCACTTTGCCTTCTGCTTATGAAATAGTTAGTGATCTAAAACAAAAAAATAGCATTCTATCAAAGGATGAAACAACCAAAACTATACAACTCGAAGGCAACAAAAGAAATGAAGCAAACTTGTACTTAGAAAAAACATCTTCTTTCTATAGTTTCCCTTCTGATGGTGTTCAGTTTATAAGCAATATAGATGACAATGATTTAATGCCAGAAATGAAATCGGTAGCAACCGATAGAATTATTGAATTTTTACAAAAGAAATTAGGCCCATATCCTTTTGACAAGATTGTAATTTCTGAAAATGATTACAAAAGTAACCCTGTATATGGACTAAATCAATTACCCGATATATTAAGACCTTTTCCCGACGGTTTTCAGTTTGAAATCAAACAACTTAAGACAATTACCGAAAATTATCTTGAAAGAACTATTATTATAAACCCCAGATACGATGCCTGGATAAAAGATGCGATACACATCTACTTAATGATGGCATATACAGAACAGTATTATCCCGAAATGAAAATTATCGGTAAACTAAGTAAAGTAATTGGTATACGGTGGTTTCATGTTGCCGATCTGGACTTTAATGATCAATATTTCTTAGCTTATAAAAATATGGCTCGATTGTTTTTAGATCAGCCTTTATTACAGCCACAAGATGAATTAGTAAAATTTAATAAAAATATTGCAAATGCATATAAGGCAGGTGTAGGTTTTAAATATTTGGAAGATTACCTGGGTGATGATAACATTGTCGATCAGAGTATTAAAGATTTTTACACTCAAAATGTATTAAAATATACAAATTCTGAAAAGTATAAAAAAGCACTTATCAATATAGCTCCTCTTGATATAGAATGGTTTTTTGAAGATTATGTGCAAACCAATGAAAAACTTGATTTTAAAATAAAGTCTGTAAAAAAAGAAAAAGATTCGATAGAAGTTACAATTAAGAATAATGGCAATAACACAATGCCAGTTTCTTTATCTGGATTTAGAAAAAAAGATATGGTTTCTAAAACCTGGGTTACAGGTATTACCGGTACTAAAAAAGTAAAAATTGCCAATGAAGATATTAGTAAACTGGTATTGGATTATGATCAGAACATCCCAGAAGTAAATAGACGTAATAATTACAGAAATCTAAAATGGATATTTAACAAACCTATACAGTTTAGGTTTTTACAGGATATAGAAGACCCAAGGTATACTCAAGTATTTTTTATTCCCGAAGTAGAGTTTAATGTATACGATGGTTTTTTGTTAGCTTCAAAATTTTATAACAAGACTTTCATAAAAAGAAATTTTCAGTACAACCTATCCCCTGCTTATGGTTTCAAATCCAATAAATTATTGGGATCAGCATCTATCTCCTATAGACAACAACTGTCTGATTATGGATTATATAAAGTACAATATGGGGTAAATGGTAGTATGTTTAGTTATGCTCCCGATTTATTATTTAAACGATTTTCATCATCTATAAGTTTTCATTTTAGGCCCGAAGATCTTAGATCCAATAAAAAACAGAGGCTTCTCCTTAGAAATATTAATGTTTTTAGAGATCGAGATAAAGAAAACCCTGTTGTTACTCCTGATTATAATGTTTTTAATGTAAGATATCGATATTCTGATTTTAACCTTATCGATTTTCTAGGATATACTGTTGATTATCAAATATCAAAAAATTTTAGTAAGCTATCAGCTACTGTAAATTACAGGAAACTGTTTCTTAATAATCGACAATTAAATTTACGTCTATTTGCTGGGTCTTTTCTTTTTAATGATACAGAAAAAGATGGTGATTTCTTTAGTTTTGCACTAGACAGACCTACAGATTATTTATTCGATTATAATTACCTTGGACGTAGTGAAGATACTGGTTTGGTAAGCCAGCAGATTATTTTGGCAGAAGGAGGGTTTAAATCACAACTCGAATACCCTTTTGCCAATCAATGGATCACTACCCTTAATGCAAATACCAATTTATGGAAATGGATTTATGTATATGGAGATGTAGGACTGGTAAAGAATAAAAACATCTCCCCTAAGTTTGTCTATGATGCAGGAGTTAGACTTAGTTTAGTAGCAGATTACTTCGAGGTCTTTTTTCCTGTAGTGTCTAATAAGGGATGGGAAATATCACAGCCAAATTACGAAGAGCAAATTCGATTTATCATAACATTAAGCCCAGAAACATTAATAGGTCTTTTTACCAGAGAATGGTATTAA
- a CDS encoding TIGR00730 family Rossman fold protein — translation MRKEQHHKGWNEIKTNDSWAIFKIMGEFVNGFEKMSKIGPCVSIFGSARTKTDDKYYQLAVDVAKEIVDQGYGVITGGGPGIMEAGNKGAHLGGGTSVGLNIDLPFEQHDNPYIDSDKSLDFDYFFVRKVMFVKYSQGFVVMPGGFGTLDELFEAITLIQTKKIAKFPIILVSTEFWGGLIDWVKSTLLQKFGNISPEDLDLIHIVDTPGEVLDILDKFYTQYNLSPNF, via the coding sequence ATGAGAAAAGAGCAACACCATAAAGGCTGGAATGAAATAAAGACAAATGATTCATGGGCAATCTTCAAGATTATGGGAGAATTTGTTAATGGGTTTGAAAAAATGAGTAAAATAGGGCCCTGTGTATCTATTTTTGGATCTGCTCGTACAAAAACAGATGATAAGTACTACCAATTAGCTGTAGATGTTGCCAAAGAAATTGTGGATCAGGGTTACGGAGTTATTACTGGCGGTGGTCCCGGTATAATGGAAGCAGGAAATAAAGGAGCACATCTGGGAGGAGGAACCTCTGTAGGGCTTAATATAGATTTACCTTTTGAACAACATGACAATCCATATATCGACAGTGATAAAAGCTTGGATTTTGACTATTTTTTTGTACGTAAAGTGATGTTCGTAAAATATTCTCAGGGATTTGTAGTTATGCCAGGAGGGTTCGGAACTTTGGATGAATTATTCGAAGCAATAACATTAATACAAACCAAAAAAATAGCAAAATTCCCAATTATACTGGTAAGTACAGAGTTTTGGGGCGGACTAATCGATTGGGTAAAAAGCACATTACTCCAAAAATTCGGAAATATAAGTCCCGAGGATTTAGACCTAATACATATTGTAGACACCCCTGGTGAAGTATTAGATATTTTAGATAAATTTTATACTCAGTATAATTTAAGTCCGAATTTCTAA
- the uvrA gene encoding excinuclease ABC subunit UvrA: MVTSEENIEVLGARVHNLKNIDVTIPREKLVVITGLSGSGKSSLAFDTIYAEGQRRYIETFSAYARQFLGGLERPDVDKIDGLSPVIAIEQKTTSKSPRSTVGTITEIYDFLRLLFSRGSDAYSFNTGEKMVSYSDEQIKNLILKDFTEKKISILAPIVRSRKGHYRELFEQIAKQGFVKVRTNGEIKDITKGMKLDRYKTHDIEIVIDRLKVTKDQDNSKRLMETINTAMYHGNDVLMVIEQESQEARFFSRNLMCPSSGISYPNPEPNNFSFNSPKGACPKCNGIGNLYEVNLKKIIPDDAISIKNGGLAPQGPQKNNWIFKQLELIAQRYDFKLSDPIKKIPEEAMQIILHGGKEKFTVNSKSLGVTRDYKIDFEGVASFIDNTYKNNDSTSLRRWAKDFMDNIQCPSCKGSRLRKESLYFKVNTKNIAELSAMDISELSEWFKSLPEHLSEKQNKISGEILKEINARLQFLVDVGLTYLSLNRSSKSLSGGEAQRIRLATQIGSQLVGVLYILDEPSIGLHQRDNQKLINSLIQLRDIGNSVIVVEHDKDMIERADHVIDIGPLAGKHGGEIISEGTPEELQQHDTLTADYLSGKRQIETPAKRRKGNGKTISLKGATGNNLKNVSIDIPLGKMIAVTGVSGSGKSTLINETLYPILNAYYFNGVKKPMPYKSIKGLEHSDKVIDINQSPIGRTPRSNPATYTGVFSEIRSLFAKTPEAMIRGYKPGRFSFNVQGGRCETCKGGGLRVIEMNFLPDVYVECETCQGKRFNRETLEIRYKGKSISDVLEMTINESCVFFEHIPKISRKLKTIQNVGLGYITLGQQSTTLSGGEAQRIKLATELSKRDTGNTFYILDEPTTGLHFEDIRVLMDVLNELVNKGNTVLIIEHNLDVIKMADYIVDIGYEGGKNGGKIVATGTPEEIIKDKKSYTAQFLKNEL; this comes from the coding sequence ATGGTTACATCAGAAGAAAATATTGAGGTTTTAGGAGCACGTGTTCACAACTTGAAAAATATCGACGTTACCATACCTCGTGAAAAATTAGTAGTGATTACAGGTTTATCGGGATCTGGTAAATCTTCTTTGGCCTTTGACACCATTTACGCAGAAGGGCAACGACGTTATATAGAGACTTTTTCTGCCTATGCAAGACAATTTTTAGGAGGATTAGAGCGACCAGATGTCGATAAGATTGATGGACTCTCTCCTGTTATTGCAATCGAGCAAAAAACAACCAGTAAAAGTCCACGTAGTACGGTTGGAACCATCACCGAAATTTATGACTTTCTCAGATTATTATTCTCAAGAGGAAGTGATGCTTATAGCTTTAATACCGGAGAAAAAATGGTAAGCTATAGTGATGAGCAGATCAAGAATCTAATTTTAAAAGATTTTACCGAAAAAAAGATAAGCATTCTGGCTCCTATTGTTCGTTCTAGAAAAGGGCATTATCGAGAGCTATTTGAGCAAATTGCAAAACAAGGTTTTGTAAAAGTGCGTACTAATGGAGAGATTAAAGATATCACCAAAGGTATGAAGCTCGATCGTTATAAAACTCATGATATCGAAATCGTTATTGATCGATTAAAGGTCACCAAAGACCAGGATAATTCAAAACGTCTAATGGAGACGATCAATACTGCAATGTACCACGGTAATGATGTATTGATGGTGATTGAGCAAGAATCTCAGGAAGCTCGCTTCTTTAGTCGAAATTTAATGTGCCCATCTAGTGGTATTTCTTATCCCAACCCAGAACCTAATAACTTTTCATTTAACTCTCCAAAAGGAGCCTGCCCTAAATGTAATGGTATAGGAAATCTATATGAAGTAAATCTAAAAAAGATCATCCCTGATGATGCTATATCGATAAAAAATGGAGGCTTAGCTCCACAGGGACCTCAAAAAAACAATTGGATTTTTAAACAATTAGAATTAATCGCACAACGCTATGATTTTAAATTAAGTGATCCTATAAAAAAAATCCCAGAAGAAGCCATGCAAATTATCCTTCATGGCGGAAAAGAAAAGTTTACTGTAAATAGCAAATCTCTTGGAGTTACCAGAGACTATAAAATTGATTTTGAAGGCGTAGCTTCGTTTATCGATAATACATATAAAAATAATGATTCGACCTCATTAAGAAGATGGGCCAAAGATTTTATGGATAATATTCAATGTCCATCATGCAAAGGATCAAGACTACGTAAAGAATCTTTATATTTCAAAGTAAATACAAAGAATATTGCCGAATTATCTGCAATGGACATTAGTGAGCTTTCTGAATGGTTTAAATCTCTTCCCGAGCATTTAAGCGAAAAACAAAATAAGATTTCCGGAGAAATATTAAAGGAAATTAATGCCAGACTTCAATTTTTGGTAGATGTAGGGCTTACCTATTTATCTTTAAACCGAAGTAGCAAATCACTTTCTGGTGGCGAGGCACAACGTATACGATTAGCTACTCAAATCGGTTCGCAACTGGTTGGAGTTTTATACATTCTCGACGAACCCAGTATCGGTTTACATCAGAGAGATAATCAGAAACTAATCAATTCACTAATCCAGTTACGGGATATCGGTAATTCTGTTATCGTTGTAGAACACGATAAGGATATGATAGAACGCGCTGATCATGTTATCGATATTGGCCCTTTGGCCGGGAAACACGGTGGAGAAATTATTAGCGAAGGTACTCCAGAAGAATTACAACAACACGATACACTTACAGCAGATTATTTAAGTGGAAAAAGACAAATTGAAACTCCTGCCAAACGTAGGAAAGGAAACGGAAAAACCATTTCACTAAAGGGAGCTACAGGAAATAACCTAAAAAACGTATCTATTGATATTCCTTTAGGCAAAATGATTGCTGTTACCGGGGTTTCGGGTAGCGGAAAATCTACACTCATCAACGAGACACTCTACCCTATTTTAAATGCATATTATTTTAATGGTGTAAAAAAACCAATGCCATATAAAAGCATCAAAGGTCTCGAACACTCGGATAAAGTAATTGATATTAATCAATCACCTATAGGTCGTACACCTAGGTCAAACCCTGCAACATATACAGGTGTTTTTTCTGAAATAAGAAGCTTATTTGCCAAAACTCCCGAAGCCATGATTCGTGGATACAAACCGGGACGTTTTAGCTTTAATGTTCAAGGAGGAAGATGTGAAACCTGCAAAGGTGGTGGATTAAGGGTAATAGAAATGAATTTCTTACCCGATGTATATGTAGAATGCGAAACCTGCCAGGGAAAACGATTTAATAGAGAAACTTTAGAGATTCGATATAAAGGAAAATCCATTTCTGATGTCTTAGAAATGACAATCAATGAATCCTGTGTATTCTTTGAACATATCCCCAAGATTTCAAGAAAATTGAAAACTATTCAAAATGTTGGTTTAGGATATATTACTCTTGGGCAACAATCAACTACACTATCTGGTGGTGAAGCACAACGTATCAAACTAGCAACAGAACTATCAAAAAGAGATACCGGTAACACTTTTTATATTCTTGACGAACCTACAACGGGTCTTCATTTTGAAGATATTCGTGTTTTGATGGACGTACTAAATGAATTGGTAAATAAAGGAAATACAGTTTTAATTATTGAACATAATCTGGATGTAATCAAAATGGCTGACTATATTGTTGATATCGGATATGAAGGAGGGAAAAATGGAGGGAAAATTGTAGCTACAGGAACACCAGAAGAAATTATAAAAGATAAAAAAAGCTATACCGCTCAGTTTTTAAAGAATGAGCTGTAA